The following proteins are co-located in the Pochonia chlamydosporia 170 chromosome 6, whole genome shotgun sequence genome:
- a CDS encoding UBX domain-containing protein (similar to Cordyceps militaris CM01 XP_006672166.1), with amino-acid sequence MASHVVVIATDLRRATIKVTPGTYLSDVLDQACQKLNLSSDKYLVKHKQKQVDLSVPFRTSGLTGGAKLELVLRSKTPSAVQIALQIPQPEAKEIPGGRLIKKFPSDLTLWKVMRQFESGEANAGKNINITARGYASTTSGSGQLYYETPVLNIMGREFSGFQEFQKTLAQLGHNSGNVLIRLGYKRTEKTLFEAMQEISMYFKDGDEEKEAEKKADEAKHEPEKEDQRPEDTVMTDGVPEAAGMQQNSTSSQTPAAVQLAEEEAPQESANISSPLPQDPYQPVNVFLAPTGSTPAAALVPASETDFTPTVAHAQLHQARLLESSRNKRLLSDKELEEKAAAEEARIASIKFVLVKVRFPDNTSSEWQVSPSETGAFLYEAVRHVMADASQKFHLVLPGGKDIIKDNSGPGHNLVKAYKLSGRVLVNLVWEDSVPAAVRKQPFLKANVAQQGQAVKVPDLPTVDDEPVAGPSKGEVKEEKKEKSDGIKKIPKWLKLGKK; translated from the exons ATGGCATCTCATGTTGTCGTTATTGCCACCGACTTGCGCCGGGCGACCATCAAAGTCACCCCCGGCACATACCTCTCCGATGTCCTCGACCAAGCTTGCCAGAAGCTCAACCTCTCCAGTGACAAATACCTCGTCAA GCACAAACAGAAACAAGTCGATCTCTCTGTCCCCTTCCGAACATCTGGCCTTACCGGCGGCgccaagcttgagcttgttCTGCGCTCCAAAACCCCATCCGCAGTGCAAATCGCCCTCCAAATACCCCAACCGGAAGCGAAAGAGATTCCTGGCGGCCGCTTAATCAAGAAATTTCCCTCAGACCTAACGCTATGGAAAGTCATGCGCCAGTTTGAAAGTGGCGAGGCGAACGCAGGCAAGAATATCAACATTACAGCGAGGGGGTATGCGAGCACCACGAGTGGGAGCGGCCAGTTGTATTACGAGACGCCGGTGTTGAATATTATGGGGAGGGAGTTTTCTGGCTTTCAAGAGTTTCAGAAGACGTTGGCGCAACTGGGTCATAATTCGGGGAATGTGTTGATTCGGTTGGGGTATAAGAGGACGGAGAAGACGCTCTTCGAGGCCATGCAGGAGATTAGTATGTATTTTAAAGATGGggacgaggagaaggaggctgaGAAGAAAGCCGACGAAGCGAAGCATGAGCCAGAGAAGGAGGATCAACGACCTGAAGACACGGTTATGACGGATGGGGTCCCAGAAGCAGCGGGGATGCAACAAAACTCAACATCGTCACAAACTCCCGCAGCAGTGCAACTGgcggaggaagaagctcCCCAAGAGAGTGCAAATATTTCTTCACCGCTACCACAGGATCCGTATCAGCCCGTCAACGTCTTTCTTGCACCAACAGGGTCTACGCCCGCAGCAGCATTGGTACCAGCTTCGGAAACGGACTTCACTCCTACTGTTGCCCATGCTCAATTACACCAGGCTCGACTCCTGGAAAGCTCCCGGAACAAACGGCTGCTCTCAGACAAGGAACTGGAAGAGAAAGCTGCCGCAGAGGAAGCGCGCATTGCGAGTATCAAGttcgtcctcgtcaaggtcCGATTTCCAGATAACACAAGCAGCGAGTGGCAGGTCAGTCCCAGCGAGACGGGGGCTTTTTTGTACGAAGCCGTACGGCATGTCATGGCAGATGCTTCTCAAAAGTTTCACTTGGTACTCCCTGGTGGCAAGGATATTATCAAAGATAACAGCGGGCCAGGCCATAACCTCGTCAAGGCGTATAAGCTGTCAGGCCGCGTCTTGGTCAACCTGGTGTGGGAAGACAGCGTACCAGCGGCAGTCAGAAAGCAGCCCTTCCTCAAAGCTAATGTAGCGCAGCAAGGTCAGGCTGTCAAGGTACCTGATTTGCCGacggtggatgatgagcCTGTGGCGGGCCCGTCGAAGGGCGAGgtgaaggaggagaagaaggagaagagtgaCGGGATTAAGAAGATACCAAAGtggttgaagctggggaAGAAATGA